The genomic DNA GACATTCTaagactttgctgaagttggagcagggtgggagaagggagttCCACTTCAGGATAACACGCGTTCACTGAAGAATTACGCGAACAACCGACACAGTCCTGCAGTCCCGAGGATTGCCACGGAGCAGTCCCAGGATCCAAGGAAAGGTCTCCCGAGTTCAAGTGCCGGGAAGTACCAGGACGGAAGCGGAGGAACTAGTGAGGGGCCCAGGGCCCGGGGTCCACGGCTCAGGGCCGGAATAGCCTCTGTTCAGAATCAAGAGTCGCCCACCCGCCGGGCCCCACACTCACTATCCATGCCGGGGAAGGGCAGCGGCTGCGCCCCGAGCTGCTGCTCCACGGCGATTTCCAAGTCGAACTTGATGTGATCCACGCTGGCGATTATTTCCTgcatggcggcggcggcggcctcGGGCCCAGCTCCCCCTCAGGTCTCTCAGCCACTCTCCGCGCTTCACACtacctctccctgtccccttctcgcttgccgccgccgccgccgccgccgccgccgccgcctccccgCGAGGAATGCCGGGAGCGCCTGAGCCCGCGCCGGCCCTTTTCCCCCATCCAGACTCAGCCAATCATGTGCAGAGTCCTGCCACTCCTTCAGGCCTGGCTAGCCGCTGACTGGTCGCCTGTTTCTCTCGGTTCCGATTCAGACAGAACATGAGGCGGCGACGCAAGTGCGCCTGCGCGGGACCTTCCTCTTGCGTGCTGAGGGTAAGAACGGCGTCTCTAAGGCCGCTGTCTGTCTACTCTGAGGTGGTCTCACTGCTTAGAACGCTCAGAGTGAGTGTCTGTCTGTTCAGCACTCAAAGGAATCCCGGAAGCCGGGCCGAAATTGGACTTGAGGGACTTTGTCCTAGCTCGGGCGTCAGATGGGAAAATGTAGGCTCTGAAGGCCTGGGGAGAGGAAGCAAGGGGCGACCCTAGGGTCCCAGGTCTCTCTGTGGGTGTATCTCTAATGCAAACGTTTAAAAGACGGTTAAgagtgtggctcagttggtaaagtgcttgggTTCgagccccagcaccacataaaccggTAGTGTTAGTACATGTAATCCCAGTAAGTAgcaagtgaaggcaggaggatcagaagttcgaggccaacctgcaTTACCTGACAGAACGAGTCAACCTAGTAGAGCTAAGCTTTAAAATACCTTCATACCTACTTGccctggttttatgtttttttttttttttttattgaagggATTCAAATTAAGCAGGCTGAACTCtcgcccagcccagcccagcctaaTAAAATTAGAATGCTAGGAGGGGAGGCTACAGCTCTGTGAGAGAGAGCGCTTATATCCACTCATCCCTGGATGTGAAGTCCAACACAACCTGATTCGTAACCATGccaacaaacacaaaaaccaagTGGTGCTTGCTTGCGGTCTTGGCACAAGTGAGGCTaagatgagtttgaggctaaccaaGGCTACCTaggtgggaccctgtctcaaaagggtgagcttggggctggggatttagctcagtggtagagcgcttacctaggaagcgcaaggccctgggttcggtccccagctccggaaaaaaaaaagaaccaaaaaaaaaaaaaaaaaaaaaaaagggtgagcTAGGGGTGTTTCTCAGCAGTGATGCTCTAAATTCAACCTCCGGTATcacgaaaaagaaaaaacaaaaccacaagctCACATATAATTTTCtggcttgtttgtctgtttctttccttctttctattttgGAAACAATATCTctgttgtagccctggctggcctggaaagcACATtatgatgtagaccaggctggtttccaacttctgtctgcctgtcacagcctctgagtgctgggacttaagtgtacaccaccacaagttgtaagaaacacatttcaatactgagggattgaacctaggaacCTAGTGCATGCTAGAGAAGTATTCTACCACAGAGCGACATACGCCCTGATTCCCCTTTGTGCATTTGTAGTCCTTCTGCCTCGGGTTGCTGAGTATCGGGAATTTCAGGCCTGACTAAGGCTTTCTCTTTTGTTATTTGCTGGATTGTTtagttttgggtttgttgttctgtttgtttggttggttggttggttttgttgagacagggtctcacataccTTGGTTTTATTTGTAGCGGAGGCTAACATTGAGTTCCCGtacatcttttttatttaaacacatttatctaaatatctatgtgtgtgtttatgggccttccacagcacacgtgtgtgcagatCAGGGAACAGCTTCTGCTACAAGTTCTCCCAAGTTGGTTcaggaatgaaactcaggtcacCGAGCtctgcagcaaacacctttatctgctgagacaCTCTTGGGCCTTTGTTGCTGTTGAGACTGGAGATCTCTGGGTAACCCTGACTAGCttggactcactgtgtagatcaggctgatgTTGAACTCGTAGAGAtcccactgcctctgtctccctggtaTAGGGGCTAAAGGTGTGGCCCATCACGTcttaatcttatttttcttttgagacaatctcatgaagcccaggctggctttgaagtcaatactgtagctgaggatgaccccaAATTTCTGACTCTTCTCCCACCTATGTGCTGAGTTCAGCCCATCTCCCACTCCCCACCGTGATCCAGAGCCAGGGCTTTCTAGCTCAGAGCCCACCCTTGTGACTACACTTTCTGACTTTTCATGGAGGCTGATTcagtttatttttcttgattcCAGGCTGCAGTGGCCCAAGGTAGCCAGGGATGGACCTCCTAAGACTCTCCCGGCTCTTTTCTGGCCCCCACCCCATAGGACTGTCTGTCCTTCAACGCCTGGATCTTCTCCGATCTACCCAATggacaggaggcagggagggacctGCATGGCTGAGGGCTGCCTCCTGCAGTTCTTCCTCCCACCAGAAGAGAATGAGCAGCCTCTGCTCTGACTCCAGTACTCCTGTGgcgcctcaggaggaggaagaagaagagagctTTGGGACCCTCTCTGAGAAATTCTCCTCCCGGAGAATATTCCACAAATCAACAGCCCAGCTCTATAACCTGAAACTCAAGGAGCAAGGTGTTGAGGAGGAAGAACTGGAGCCCAGACTACGGCAGGGCGGGAGGAACACTCCATACTGGTACTTCCTTCAGTGCAAACGTCTGCTCAAGGAAGGAAAGGTCTGAGATGTAATGGGACTTACCTTGTGTCCCCGGCCCTTTAAGAACTGCTTGACTCTGCGACCTTTAGTGTTGGATGCCTATGGGATTTCTGGGAATAGGatagaggatatatatatatacacatacatatatatacatacacacatatgtatatatgctgtcggggggcgggggggctaGCAGAGTGAGAAGAGAAGCCAGTGAAGGCGTTGTTAGAAGGCAGCTGagccaggaggagctgagctgagcagaTAGGCTAGAACAGTTGTTATAGTTTGGAGCTGCTAGTGTTGGGAAATCTGGGAAGGGGTTGTTAAAGCAGGCTGTTGGGGAACAAAGGGAGGAAGAGTGGGGAGAGACGTTTGAAGGGGCTGGGCTGGGAACTGGGAGGAGGACAGGCAGGGAGTTAAGAGAACTGGTTACTGTCCTATAATAGGCATGTCACGTGAGAACCGTGGGGTCTTCCTTCTCTGGGTTGGCATTTTATGTGGGGCGCATGGCCCTTCAGCTGTTGGGGTGTTCAGTGCTCGGCCCTTGGGTCTCTGTTACTGCTGTTTATGTGGACACGTGCGTGTGTGAGCCATGGTGCacgtgtggaagccagaggacgaTGGGTAGAGCTGCTTTTTCCTTTCCACCTTTATGGGGGGCCCAGGGATCAGACTCTGGTCAATAACActgcaagtgcctttatctgctgaccCATATTGCTAGCCCCTTACCTATCTTTAACCCACTCCATGGTGGTAACCCCATGAGTTTTCCTGTCCATGCCACATTTCTTTGAGTCATGATTTATTCTTCTCTTAACAATTTGGCCTTTAAACTGTTGTGAGCTCTAACTAATTTTCATTCCTTCAAGGCTGTCTTGCTGTTGCTGAATAGCCCTGGCTGATTGGTACTTATTATGTAGCTCAGGATAGCCTAAAACatataatcctcctgtctcacctTCTTGAGCACAGGGATGGCCTATACCTagcttactttattattttatgcctTTCTCACAATCTTAACTGGGTAGCCCCGGCTAAACTGGAACtcacactatgtagaccaggctggccaggagCTCACAGAACGGCCACTGACTCACAAATACTGGGACTTCAGACATGTAGTAGGACATCtagcttattttatttgtttggttttattattttttggtataggatttctctctctgtctctttgcattcctggctgtcctagaattcactatagaggctcagctggccttgaactcagagatctacctgcctctgctgggattaaaggcataaactACAATACctgatttatttgttatttttaatttttaaaacactttatAAACTTTGTTTTtgtgggcttttgttttgttttgttttgttttggtttttttgatagggtttctctgtgtagccctggctatcctggaattcactgtgtagatcagactggcctcaaactcagagacccacctgtctctgccttctaagtgctagaattaagtGAGTTTCTACACCATTCTATGCCACTTAGCTCACAGATAAAAGGCACACAGACCtggtatttttttatatttttattatttatttacatgtatatctgtatatatctgtatatgtgcatgttccTGAAGTTAGGAGCATCACTTGGAGCTAGCtggctgatgtgggtgctgggaattgaactcaggacctctgggagagcagtcagagctttttttttttttttctttttttccggagctggggaccgaacccagggccttgcgcttcctaggcaagcgctctaccactgagctaaatccccaacccctgcagtcagagctcttaaccactaagccatctctccagcccttggggaACGTTCTTTACAGcacattggatttttttttttttaagatttattatatttattatatagaagtacactgtagctgttttcagacacaccagaagagggcatcagatctcattacagatggctatgagctaccatgtggttgctgggatttgaactcaggacctctggaagagcagtcagtgctcttaaccactgagctattttacAGCACATTGGTCAATACAGTGCTCATGTCCACACTGCAACCTGATCGTGGAGCACAGaactcagcatctgaatacacagcaGACAAGACCAACCCCAACACTGATTTTccttctgtgtgtgaatgtgtgcttaCGTTTGTCTGTGCACCCACAGAGGTGAGAGCATTAGGTCCCCCAGAACCAAAGTCACACATGGCTGTGAGCAGCCTGACAAGGGTGCAGGGGATAGAATGTGGGACTCCTGGAAGTTTCTGTGCTCTAAGTTGATGCCATCCCTCCAACCcccttatttatttcatttcGTAGATAGAGTCATGTGTCTCCTGGGCTGGCTTTGAAGGATAACCCTAAGCCTGagcctgaccctcctgcctccaccgcCCCGgtgctgggagtacaggtgtGCACTGCTGTACATAACTACACATCATCACTGCTATGCTGGGGATTGAAGCCAGGGCTTCAGGCAAGCTAGACACAAACTCTGTCAGTTATGGTATAGCCCAGCCCTTCCCCCCTTTAATtgcatttattttagtgtgttacCCTGTATTTGTGTGCACTTACACATACCAGGATGCATATACGACAGACAAGGACAACTTAGGGGAGTCAGTTTTGTCCTACCGTGTGGAACCTAAAGACCTCACTCCAGTTGGTAGGCTTGTGGGCAAGCACccttgtccactgagccatcttggctcacaaacaccattttattttattttggcttttctgaGATGGGTGTATCTATAGCCTATGTTAGTCTTAAGtttgctttgtagcccaggttagacCCAGACTCCTGCCTCATctttccatgtgctgggattacaggcacacatcGTCATGCCcggcttatttctttttctgtatcttCTCCAGCTAGAACAGAAGCTTCATGAGCAGGCTTCCTTTTGTACACTACGTCCCCAAGTGAACAGACCTTGTCTGGCTTGTGGGGGACTTAGTAGCAATTATTTAAATGAACAGATAAGAAAAAAGGAGTgagagctgggtatggtggcacccatctctaatcccagcactgaggcacGCAGATCTATGAAgctggggctagcctggtctacatagtcataccctgtctccaaaaaaaaaaaaaaaaaggaaattgggCTAGGTCTTCAGTGTAGTGGTAAATTGTCTGCTGAGCTTGTGCAGCCTTGGGTAAGATCTTCAGCACTaccacagaaacaaagactaagGAGTGAGAGCATGTGCAGGGGACAGGGATGGTGTGGGGAATTAGACTGCTTTGGGCAGAAGTTTGCAGtcagggaggaggaagccatcTCCCTGTATCATATCAGAAGGGTCCCTCTACCTCCCACTCTATTCCGGGGGGCCTTTTATTTTGGgtaagctttttgtttgttttgaggaaaTGTTTCATGAGTGTAGCCTAGAATAGCTTTGACACTCTTACCAAAGGTGTGCCCTGCTCTTCCTGGCTTGCTAAAGGTCTCAGAAGCTGTACTGAGCCCCGTCTCCTGTTGCCTCTCACCCTAGCTTGCAGAGGCCCTGGATCTGTTTGAGAGGCAGATGCTGAAGGAAGAGCGTTTGCAGCCTCTGGAGTGCAACTACACGGTGCTGATCGGGGGCTGCGGGCGTGTCGGGTACCTGAAAAAGGCCTTCAGGCTCTTCAATGATGTGAGTGTGGGTCAGATTAACAGGGCAGAGCCCTGAAGGGCGTGCTGGGTGCAGGTCCTGAGCATGACGTCACGTAATGGGGCAGACGACATGGGCTTGGTGATATTGAATCCAAATTCAGTTCATCTTGGGGCATGAAGTGAGGTGACAGACATGCTTCATTGCTCGGGCTGCGTGGGGTCCCCATGTGCTCTTCCTTCTCCGTCGCCATGCCCAGTTAGTCTGTTCCTCTCACAGACCCCACACTTATTCACACATGCgtcctgtttctgtttccttcatgaatcaagaaagaatattacCCAGGACAGCTGTAGTCTCAAGTAAGAGACAAGCCATCTTTAACTAAGCTAAGGTAGCCCTTGGTCCAGCACGGATGCTGCTAACCCTAGTCCTCATAGTTGGTATACTGTACAGTTCTGACAGACTGTTACCAAAGCAAAGGGGACTTTCTACATTCTCCCTTTCTACATTCatctgcttgtttttattttatgtgcactagtgtgtgcatttgtgtgcatttgtttctGTGCGAGGGTGTCAGATACTGGAGTTCCAGAGAGGTGCGAGCTGTCTTGTGGGTACTGAAAACTGAGCCCGGGTTCCCTTGAAGAGCCATCAGGATTCGTAACcacggagccatttctccagctcctggttttgttgtgtgtttttttgagatggtcttcctgtgtaaccttggctaacctggaactcactgtacagacggggctggccttgaactcagagagcttcTAGTCTGTCTCCTGACAGACTTTTGACAACATGATCGACAAAACTTCACTTTTTGgtgcggggtggggggggtgtttcaagacagggtttctttatgtagcactggctgtcctggaactcactctgtagaccaggctggccttgaagtcagagagatgcctgcctctgcctcccgagtgctgagattaaaggtgtgtgccaccttaAGTTCTAAAACTTTACTTCTAAAAGGACAGTTTAGGTGTATGAGTTGTTGTAATAACTTTCCTAAACCATCTCATCCCTGGTTTCTGGGAAGAGTTCACTGGCTCGTGAGCTCTCAGTGAGCACTGGTCCCCCTTTCCCAGAACAGACCCATTCTgtgcccaccctggacagtcaggGTGAGCTGGGTAGGCCTCAGGATAGGCACCTGACTCAAGTATGCCAGCTCTAGAATATTCTTTCAAGTGCCCAGGAGgatggtttcctgctggcatttcTGGGAATGTGGGCTCCATTTTTTATAGTCCTCGGGTAGAGTCAGGAATTTGGATACTGTATATGAGGTCCACTTGGGTCAGCCTTAGCTCCCGCGCTAGGTGGATGTGGTAACAAACCTTTCTTGGGGCCTTCAAAGTGGCTGTCAATCTCTGTATCCAGCTTCTCCTAGAACCACCTTCCGTTTTCTCCATGTCAACAGATGAAGAAGAGAGACCTGGAGCCCTCAGATGCCACATACACAGCCCTGTTCAATGTCTGTGCGGAGTCGCCCTGGAAGGACTCTGCCCTGCAGAGTGCACTGAAGCTCCGACAGCAGCTCCAGGCCCAAAACTTCCAGCTCAACCTGAAGACATATCACGCCCTGCTGAAGGTGGCAGCCAAGTGTGCAGACCTCAGGGTGTGCCTGGAAGTCTTCAAGGTGTGggctcccttctttcttttcttcaaagcCGGTCTGGTCGGACAAATGTGAGAGACTCACTGTCTCCCTACCCCTGAAATGTTCAGGAGAGATGAGACAGCCTGTGCCCTATGCTGGGGATCACACACAAATGCAACAGGACCTTTCTGTGGCCTCAGTCACACAGTGGCGGGCTGTAAgcgggagagaaagagggagcagGGCCCTGTACTGAGTGGAAGGATGGGAATTTCTAAGAGGTCCAAGTGTCTTTAAGGAGGTTCTGCCCAACTTGACACTGAAGAGGCTGCTGGTGTACTTGCCCTGTACATGGTTGAAAGATTGTTCAGACATTCTAGAAGGAAGGTGTGTCCTTgcacagaagag from Rattus norvegicus strain BN/NHsdMcwi chromosome 12, GRCr8, whole genome shotgun sequence includes the following:
- the Ptcd1 gene encoding pentatricopeptide repeat-containing protein 1, mitochondrial isoform X4; this translates as MDLLRLSRLFSGPHPIGLSVLQRLDLLRSTQWTGGREGPAWLRAASCSSSSHQKRMSSLCSDSSTPVAPQEEEEEESFGTLSEKFSSRRIFHKSTAQLYNLKLKEQGVEEEELEPRLRQGGRNTPYWYFLQCKRLLKEGKLAEALDLFERQMLKEERLQPLECNYTVLIGGCGRVGYLKKAFRLFNDMKKRDLEPSDATYTALFNVCAESPWKDSALQSALKLRQQLQAQNFQLNLKTYHALLKVAAKCADLRVCLEVFKEIIQKGHAVTEETFCFLLMGCIQDKKTGFRQAMQALLPILAKKGIVPNLRTFCNLAIGCHRPRDGMQLLADMKKSQVTPNTHIYSTLINAALKKLDYTYLISILKDMRRNSVPVNEVVIRQLEFAAQYPPTFDRYKEKNTYLEKIDGFRAYYKQWLKVMPAEEPPHPWQEFRDKPVRNQVITENAGGLRDG